In Bacteroidales bacterium, the sequence TTTCAAAAGAATATAATGATATTGAACTTGTAGCTGCAACAGAATATTGCTATATAGTTACTGCAGTTAGTGATGGAATTGAATCTTTACCTTCTGATGAATCATGTGTAACAACTTATACTGGTATTGAAGATTACAATGGAAGCTTAAAAGTATATCCGAATCCGTCTAATTCAATAATTAATATTGAGGGAGAGAATGTTAAGGAAATTACTGTTTTAAACTCAGTTGGACAATTGGTTAAAATTGTTTCTGTACAAGATAATAAAACTTCTTTCGATGTTTCACAATTTAAATCGGGACATTATATAATAAAGGTTTTATATAATGATGATAAAATTGAAAATATAAAAGTTGTTGTGAATAAATAAGATTTGTTTAATATGAAAAAATTTTTATTTCTATTTTTAATCATTATTAGTTTTAATGGTTACAGTCAAGATTTTCCCAAAATTGAAACTGAATTACAGGCGCAAATGCAGTTGATGGATAATGAAGATCTTGTTAAGATTAATGTAATTATGAAAGATCAGTACGATCAGTTGCAACTTCGTAAAAAAGCTGATGTATTTTTATCTAAAGAAAATAAACGGTCTTTTGTAATTAGTGAATTAAAAAAATATTCTAAAGAAACTCAAAATAGAGTAATAGAATATTTAGATCATTCTTCTAAAAGCGATAATGTAAAAGAAATTACATCTCATTGGCTTTATAATGGGGTTAATTGTTATGCAACAAAAAATGTTATTGAAGAATTAGCAACGCTTGATGAAGTATTAGTAATCGGGTACGATGTAGAGCGTAATATGCTTTTTGATAATGAAAATCCTAAACCTGCAGAAGCCGGAAGTAAAGAGTTAACATATAATGTTACAAAAGTTAGGGCTAATGAAGTGTGGGGTGATGGGTTTACCGGTGAAGGAATAATTGTTTCTGTTATTGATACCGGCGTTAATTACAATCACGAAGATATCAAAGATCAGATGTGGCAAAGTGCGGAATATCCGTTGCATGGTTATAATTTTTATTCTAATACTAATAATCCGATGGATAATAATGGTCATGGAACACATTGTGCGGGAACAGTTGCCGGTAATGGTGCTTCAGGATCACAAACAGGTATGGCGCCTGATGCTACTATTATGGCTATAAAAGTTTTAAACTCACAGGGAGGTGGTGCTGTTAGTGGCGCTGTTAGTGGCGTTGAATTTTCTGTAGAGAATGGTGCCCATATTTTAAGTATGTCACTGGGTTGGGTAACCGGAGCACTTAGTGTTGCAGAGCGGATAATGTTTAGAACTACTATGGTTAATACACTTGAAGCAGGTGTTGTAGCTTCTGTTGCGGCAGGTAATGAAGGGGGGATGTTATCTTCATATCCGATTCCCAATAATGTTAGAACTCCGGGAAATTGCCCGCCGCCGTGGAACCATCCGGACCAAACATTGGAGGGAGGAAAAACCTGTGTAGTATGTGTTGGCGCTACTGATTCTAACGATGCTATTGCAAATTTTTCGTCACTTGGCCCTGTAACCTGGCAAAGTTATGCAGGTTTTAATGATTATCCGTATATTCCGGGAATGGGATTAATCCGTCCTGATGTTTGCGCCCCTGGTGTAAATATTAAATCCCTTACTCATGACTCTAATACAGGATATGCACTTAACAGCGGTACTTCTATGGCAGCACCGGGAGTAGCCGGAGTCATGGCTCTAATGATGTCTAAAAATATTGAACTTACTCCTGCTGAAATAGATTCGATAATTGAAACTACGGCAGTGAAATTGTCCCCCAGCAAAAATAATACATTCGGATCGGGAAGAATAGATGCCTATGAAGCCATGTTGGCTATTAAAACAGGTTTATTAGATGTTCAGAATGTTATAGTTGATGATTCTCAAGGTAATAATAACGGAAATATGAACCCTGGGGAAACTATAAGTTTGGATTTAAGTTTAATCAATAAAGACAATGTAGGTATTAATAATGTGAATGCTACAATTATTCCATTAAGTGAATATGTTACTATTATTAATGATTATGCTGAATTCGGTAATTTTTCTCCTAATGAAATAAAAACAGTCAATGGTGCATATACATTCTCATTATCACCGAATACACCGGCAAATGAAGAAATTAAATTTACACTATTGATAAAATCCAATGATGATGTTTTTTATAATCAAATTGTTATTATTACTTATGATTATAAGTTTGACTTCGTTAATACGTCTATTGATGATGCGGCGGGAAATAATAATAATCTACTTGATCCGGGTGAAACTGTAAATATGACGGTAACTATAATCAATTCCGGATTAGAAGACGCTTATAATATTACCGGTTTACTATCATCACCCATTGCCGATATAACGATTAATACCAATACGGCTAATTTTGGAAATATTTTAATAGATCAAAGTAAATCAGGTAGTTATAGTATTACACTCAGTTCTTCGGCAGTTTCCGGAAGTATTAATATACCGTTTTATTTATTGTTGACTGATGAAAATGGAAAAGAATCTAATTTATCATTTACTTACATGGATAAATGTAAAACTGTTTTTGATCTAAGCACACATAATAATAGTTGGAATGGTGCCGCTATAATTGTTTCTTTTGATGACGGAACTCCTTCAAGAACATTAACGGTTAATACCGGAACTTCAGCTATACATAAATTGGATATAGCTTCTGGTACAACAGTTAGTCTTACATGGCAATCTGGTGGTGCAGACGCATTATGTTTTTATGATATATATTATGAATATGGAGATTATATATACTCAGGATCAGGTAATCCAGGCTCAGGAATTTTCTTTTCATGGTTAAATGATTGTCAGGGTAATAATTATGTATGTAATCCTGTTCAAAATCTTAACATTGGTATTAATAATACTACAGCTTATTTAACATGGGATCCGCCGTTTGTAGGAACTCCAGTATCTTACCAAATATATAAGAACTCCGGTTTCGCAGGAAGTACAACTAATACTTCATATTCGGTAAGTATCGGAAATACTGCTTCTACATTACATGTTTATGCTATATATGACGATTGTATCTCAATACCAATCTCTAAAACGGTTAGTGCACAAGCAGGTTGCGAATCAATATCAAATCTTGTTTGTGAAATAGGTTATAATAATACTATAAATGCAAGCTGGACTGCTCCTCTTGATGTTACAAATTTAGTGGGATACAAAGTATATGTTGATGGAATTTATATCGAAACAATAACCGATTTATCATATTCGTATGAAAGTCAACCCGGAGATGTAAGATTTTGTGTTGCCGCGTTATACAATATTTCTGAAGGTATAAACTGTGAATCCGATAAAGTTTGCGAAGATGTAAATGTTATTGATTTTTGTGAACCGGTTACGAATTTAATAGCATCTCTTAATGGTAATACTGTAATACTTAATTGGACTGCTCCCGAGTTGGTTGAGTTTGTTGAAAATTATAATATTTATAGAGATGGAATTTTAATAGGTACTAGTACAACTAATAATTTTTCGAATGAGATTAATGAGAATGTTTATGAATATGCTGTTGAAGTAGTTTATGAAAACTCATGTATCTCTGCACAAATTTCTGTTAATATAGATGCAATACCTTACAATCTAATTGCGACGGCAATATCCAATTCTAAAATTCAACTTGAATGGCAATGTGATAATAATAATGTGTCGTTTAATATCTATAGAGATGGTAGCGCAATTGTTTCAAATATTACGGATAAACAACATGTTGATGCCGGTCTTGATGGTGAATCCGAATATTGTTATATAATTAGAGCACATAATGGCGGTAGTGAGTTTTCCGAATCGAATGAATCCTGTGCAACAACTTTTGCCGGAATCGAAGATTACAACGGAGATTTAAAGGTATATCCTAATCCTTCTAACTCAATAATTAATATAGAAGGTGAAAATATGAAAGAAATTGTTGTACTCAATTCTGTAGGACAAATTGTAAAACTTATTTCTGTTGATACTGATAAGATTTCTGTAGATGTTTCCAAATTTAATTCGGGAAATTATATATTCAAAGTTTCATATAATGATAATAAAATTGAAAATATAAAAGTTGTTGTAAATAAATAACTTTTTTTAGTTACTAAGTTTAAGTCGCAAGGCGGGTATTAAAAACACTCGCCTTTTTTTATTATATTTGCATCAAAATTATTAAAATTAAATGCAAACAAAAATTGATAAATTCAACAGAATAATTCTGGGTATTGATACCGGCTCTTTGAACTTCGGATATTGTATTTTACAACAAGACGGAAATAAATATACTCTGCATAATAAAGGAATATTAAAACTTCATACTATTTCCGATCAAATATTGAAAAATAAAAAAATATATGAGTTTCTAAATGAGTTACACGATACTTATCTTTTTGATGAAATTGCAATAGAACAACCTGTGTACGGAAAAGATCCGCAGGCGATGCTTAAATTGGGCAGAGTGCTCGGCTGCTGCATAGGTTTCGCTATATCTAAAAATATTCCAATTACCGAATATCCTCCGAAAAATGTTAAAAGAGTAATTACTGGAAATGGAAACGCAGCAAAACAGCAAGTTGCTTATATGCTCGAAAAAATATTGGGTATAAATTTAGATGGCAATACCAAAACTTATGATGATACGGATGCCGTTGCCATAGCTTTGTGTCATATTTATAATATCAGCGGTAAACCGATGATGAGTTCAAAGAAATCCTGGGATAAATTCATAAAAGATAATCCTGACAGAATTCTGTAATTTTTATTTTTCGGATTTTATCTTCCTACCGCCGTAAATAACCTCTTCCCCATATCTGGCCAATTGCATTTTTTCGCGTTCCTTTTCTGGAATCTCATAATAAATCCTGTCTTCAATAACATCAAATCCGGCGCGTTTAATATATTCGGGATAATCCTTGCCGAACTGCCGCACGTGGTCATACTGTCCGAACAATCTTTCTCTCTCCTTAGGATCGGTAATATTCGGATCTTCAAAAGTGTTAATATCAGGATTTATTGGAACTAACAATATAGCTTGTCCCTGTGGCCTTAAAATACGGTATAATTCTTTTAAAGCAATATTTGCATCTTCAACATGCTCGAGAACGTGATTACAAATAATGAAATCATAACTATTGTCCGGTAAATTAATCTTCATTACATCTAACTTGATATCTGCTATGGGAGAGTCGATATCCGCAGTAGTGTAATTCAGATTTTTACAAGTTCTGAAACGTTTCAAAAATGGTTGTTCGGGAGCAATGTGCAGTACATCAAGATTATCAGTAAAGAAGTTCGTTTTTTCTTTCAAATAAAGATACATCAATCGATGGCGTTCAAGCGATAAACATTTTGGACATAGTCTGTTATCCTTGGCCTCGCCGTATCCGTAAGGCATAAATTTCCTGAATGAAGTTTCGCAAACCGGACAGTACACACCACTTCCCCAATAAAAAGGTCGTACAATAAATCCGAATGCTTTACTGAACCTGATTAAGGTTTGTCTGGAAAATTTGGATGTTGCGAAAGATATAAAACGTTTCATCTTATGATATTTTTAGATAGAATGACAAGATTTACGAAATTAACATATCCGAAAATTTCTTATGAAGAATAAATTTATTATTCAATTGAATTTGTTAATTCTGCAAATCTTGTCATTATGTCTAATGCAACATTATTCGAATTTAGGTTCAATTCCCATATTATAGAACATAAATGCCCATTCATCAACAATTTCTTCAATAACTTTTGAAGTTGGTTTTCCCGCTCCGTGGCCGGCCTGTGTTTCTATACGAATCATAACAGGATTGTCGCCGGAATATTTTTCTTGTAATGTAGCTGCATATTTGAAAGAATGTGCCGGAACAACGCGGTCGTCATGATCGCCAGTAGTAACAAGAATTGCAGGATAATTGACATTTTCTTTGATATTATGTAAAGGAGAATATCCGTAAATATATTCGAACATTTCTTTACTGTCTTCGCTTGTACCGTAATCTGTTGCCCAATATCTTCCGATAGTAAAATATTGATAACGCAACATATCGAGAACTCCTACAGCCGGCAAACCCACTGCAAATAAATCAGGACGTTGATTGATAACAGCACCTACAAGAAGTCCGCCGTTGGAACCGCCTTGCAAAGCAAGGTATTCGGGAGAAGTATATTTATTAGCTATAAGATATTCGGCTGCAGCTATACAATCGTCGAAAACATTTTGTTTTTGCATCAGAGTACCGGCTTTATGCCATTTTTCTCCATATTCGCCACCGCCGCGCAGGTTGGCAACAGCAATAATACAACCGTTTTCTAAAAGTGGAATTCTTGATGTTGAAAAACCCGGTGTCAAACTGATGTTAAATCCGCCATAACCGTAAAGTAAAGTCGGATTTTTACCGTTCAATTCCAGATCTCTTTTATAAGTCAAAAACATCGGGACAGTTGTACCGTCTTTTGATTGATAAAAAACTTGTTTTGTAATATAGTTATCGGAATCGAATTTTATTTGTGATCTCGAATATTCCGTTGAAATATTATTTTTGATGTCGTATTTGTAAATGATTGACGGAGTATTATATGATGTGTAAGAGTAAAAAGTAATATTATCTTCCGGTTTACCGTTGAATCCGCTTATTGAACCTATCGGTAGATCAAGAACATAGGAGTTTTTGCCGTTTGTGTCGAAAATCTCTATATAAGTATGGGCGTCTTTTAAGTAACTTGCGATTAATTTTTCTCCAACATATTGAACGCCGTTTAAAACATAATCTCTTTCGGGAATTACATCTTTCCAATGTTTTTTATCGGTGGCTTTATTAATAGGAACCGATAATAATCGATAATTCGGTGCATTATCATTTGTCATAATATACAAATCATTGCCGATAATATCCATCACATAGTAATCTTTTTCAAAATCCTTATTGATGTGAGTGAATTCTTTATCTTTACTTTTCTTGAAAGCAAGGGAATTTCCACTGGTTGATTCTGTTGTGTACAAAAACATATATTTATCATCGTCGCTTACCTCAATACTGAAAGAACGTTCCGGGTTTTGCGGTTCGGAATAAATTAAAATATCCTCTTCCTGCGGAGTTCCAATTTTATGAAAATACAGCATACAATTTTCGTTGGTCCCTTTAAGTAAATCACCTTCTTTTGGTTCTGGGAAGCGACTATATATCACGCCGTCGTCGTAGGTTGCTATACTGGAAAATTTTATCCATTTCAAATGATCGTCGAGAAGCGTACGGGAATCAATATCCATAAAATAAAATTCGCGCCAATCGCTGCCGCCTCTTGATATGCTGTAAATAAGTGTTTTGCCGTCTTTGGTAATGTTGAAACCCGATAAAGCAATGGTTCCGTCTTCGGAAAAAGTATTCGGATCTAATAAAATTTCACCTTCTTTATCATCAATATCCTTAAGAAGATATACCACATTCTGATTCTGTAATCCCGAATTTTTGTACATTATCCATCTATTATTTATTTTAACAGGTGATGATGATTTTGGATAATCCCATTGTTCAGTTAGTCTTTCCCTCATCTCTGCTCTGAATGGAATTTTATCCAGATAAGCAAAAGTAACTTCATTTTGGGCTTTTACCCATGCCGCCGTTTCTTCCGACATGTCATCTTCCAGCCAACTGTACGGATCGGCTACTTTAGTGCCGAAATACTCATCAGTATGGTCTGTTTTTTTTGTTTCGGGATATTTTATTCCCTTGCTTTTGTTCTGATTACAAGAACTAAATGTTGTCATAATAGAAATGATTACTGTAATTAAAAGGATTTGTTTCATGTTAAATATTTTTAGTTTATTGTTTAGTGTTTTTGATTAAATGTTTATGATTTGTTGTTTGAAAAGAATCGGAAAATTCTATGAGTTTGCATGCCTTTATTTCGACAATTGGTAGGATTAATTCTATTTGAAATTGATGTTATTTTTGTCATAATCTGTTGTTTAAAACCGAAAATTTAATAATTCAAATATTTTTTTGATCTTAGAATTATAATTCTGCTATTTAGTTTATGAATCCACCAATCAATAACTCATAATCGATAATTGTTAATTATTAATTAAAATTTATCTTTGCAAAATTAATTTGCAAGAATACAAATTTTAATCGAAATATAAAAATGAAAAAGGTGAAAATTCTAAGACAAAGTCAGATATTCTTTGATGACATTCTTAATCAGGAAATTCCGGAACATGTTTATCAGGTCTTAACTTCGGATAATAAAAATAATCTTATCTCGGAAATTACTTATAATGATGAAAATGAAGAAATAACTAAAATTACCCGCGAGTTTGACGAAGAGAACAGGTTGAGAAAGGAAATTAAGGAAGAAAAGGAATTGGATACCGAAATTGTTGATTTTTATTATAATGATAAACTGCTGATAGAGGAAATACGTGAATTCGGCGATATGTATATGGAACGCAATGTTTATAATTATGATGATAAGGGAAATTGTATTGAAAAGATTTATTTTGGTGAGGATGATATGATTATGGATAGAAAAATCATGATTTATGAAAACGGGTTACTTATTAGAATTGAAAATGAAGAAGATGGAGATGTAGAAATTGAAACGGAATATTCCTATGATGAAAACGGAAATAAAGTTGAAGAAATTTACCACACTTTGGAAGGTAAAGAAATGACAACAAACTATTTCTATGAAAATAATTTACTCGTTAAAACAATAGTTTATAATGAATTCGCAAATATATCTCATATAGAAGAGAATGTTTACGATGAGAGAAACAGAATTATAAAAACAATTACCAAAACTCACGACGACACGATTACTTATCTTTTCGATATCAACGAAAATAATCAGGTTTACCGTTTGAGAATTTTTAATATTAAAGATGAAATGCTTCAAGAAATTACTCGTGTTTATGAAGATGGCGAACTGGTTTCTTCCGTCAGTATGGTTTTCACTCCTGAGCTTAATAGGAAAGAACTTACAAACTTGAGATATGTAAAAGAATAAAATATAAGTGATAGAATTACAGGTTTAGAAAATATGTTACAATAATACTGTGAAATTTTATACTTATAACTGATATGAATATGTGAATTTTAAAAATTATATGATTTTATTTACATGAAATATTATTCATTTAAAAAATAAATTTACATTGTGTTTAATCCGCAAATAATCTAAAATTTATGAAGAGAATAGTCCTTGCCGTAATTGCCGTCTTATTTTTCCTGAGTTCCGCTGCTCAGAATGTTGAACCGAATTGGGAATCAATAAAAGCACGTCCGTATCCGCAATGGTTTTCGGATTCAAAATTGGGAATTTTCATTCATTGGGGATTGTACTCCGTACCGGCTTATTGCGGTAAAGAACAATACGGCGAATGGTATCTGAAGGGTATGATGGAAAAAACTCCGTTCAGAATGGAATTTCATAATAGAGTTTTCGGCGAAAATTTTGATTACCGTGACTTTGATAAACTTTTCAAAGCAGAATTGTTCGATGCTGAAGAATGGGCCGATATTTTTAAGAGAAGCGGTGCTAAGTACGTACTGCTTGTGAGTAAACATCATGACGGATATTGTCTTTGGGATAGTGAATACGCACCAAACTGGAACAGCGTTACAGGCGGTCCGAAACGAAATATTGTGGAAGAATTGACTTCCGCAGTCAGAAATAAAGAAATGAAAATGGGATATTATTATTCCCTTCCCGAATGGAATAATCCTTTGCATGTCTGGACAAAAGATCCGCATGATTCTATAGGAACTTATGTTGAGAAACATATGATTCCCCAGTTTAAGGAATTAGTTTCTCGTTACAAACCTTCTATCATATTTGCCGATGGTGAATGGTTTAATTCTGCAGAACAGTGGCATGCCGCGGAACTTATCGCTTGGTATTACAATACTGTTGGTGGGGAAGCAATTGTCAACGACAGATGGGGTAGCGGTGCCGATTACGGTTTCAGAACTCCGGAATACAGCGCGGGCATTACTCAAGCCGATCGTCCTTGGGCAGAATGTCGCGGATTGGGACGATCATTCGGACTTAATAGAAATGAACCTCTCGAAAATTATATTAGCTCTGAAAATCTGATAAAGCATTTTGTTAAGCTCGTTGCTGCAGGCGGCGGATTAACGCTCAATGTAGGGCCTTCTGCCGATGGAAAAATCCCTCTTATTCAACAAGAAAGATTGTTGGATTTAGGAAATTGGCTCGAAACAAACGGAGAAGCCATTTACGCAACAAAACCTTTCCCTAAATTCTACGAGATGAAAAATGTTTCTGTTAGCAGAGTTGATGAAAATATTGATTTTAATTGGGTTAGAAA encodes:
- a CDS encoding S8 family serine peptidase; amino-acid sequence: MKKFLFLFLIIISFNGYSQDFPKIETELQAQMQLMDNEDLVKINVIMKDQYDQLQLRKKADVFLSKENKRSFVISELKKYSKETQNRVIEYLDHSSKSDNVKEITSHWLYNGVNCYATKNVIEELATLDEVLVIGYDVERNMLFDNENPKPAEAGSKELTYNVTKVRANEVWGDGFTGEGIIVSVIDTGVNYNHEDIKDQMWQSAEYPLHGYNFYSNTNNPMDNNGHGTHCAGTVAGNGASGSQTGMAPDATIMAIKVLNSQGGGAVSGAVSGVEFSVENGAHILSMSLGWVTGALSVAERIMFRTTMVNTLEAGVVASVAAGNEGGMLSSYPIPNNVRTPGNCPPPWNHPDQTLEGGKTCVVCVGATDSNDAIANFSSLGPVTWQSYAGFNDYPYIPGMGLIRPDVCAPGVNIKSLTHDSNTGYALNSGTSMAAPGVAGVMALMMSKNIELTPAEIDSIIETTAVKLSPSKNNTFGSGRIDAYEAMLAIKTGLLDVQNVIVDDSQGNNNGNMNPGETISLDLSLINKDNVGINNVNATIIPLSEYVTIINDYAEFGNFSPNEIKTVNGAYTFSLSPNTPANEEIKFTLLIKSNDDVFYNQIVIITYDYKFDFVNTSIDDAAGNNNNLLDPGETVNMTVTIINSGLEDAYNITGLLSSPIADITINTNTANFGNILIDQSKSGSYSITLSSSAVSGSINIPFYLLLTDENGKESNLSFTYMDKCKTVFDLSTHNNSWNGAAIIVSFDDGTPSRTLTVNTGTSAIHKLDIASGTTVSLTWQSGGADALCFYDIYYEYGDYIYSGSGNPGSGIFFSWLNDCQGNNYVCNPVQNLNIGINNTTAYLTWDPPFVGTPVSYQIYKNSGFAGSTTNTSYSVSIGNTASTLHVYAIYDDCISIPISKTVSAQAGCESISNLVCEIGYNNTINASWTAPLDVTNLVGYKVYVDGIYIETITDLSYSYESQPGDVRFCVAALYNISEGINCESDKVCEDVNVIDFCEPVTNLIASLNGNTVILNWTAPELVEFVENYNIYRDGILIGTSTTNNFSNEINENVYEYAVEVVYENSCISAQISVNIDAIPYNLIATAISNSKIQLEWQCDNNNVSFNIYRDGSAIVSNITDKQHVDAGLDGESEYCYIIRAHNGGSEFSESNESCATTFAGIEDYNGDLKVYPNPSNSIINIEGENMKEIVVLNSVGQIVKLISVDTDKISVDVSKFNSGNYIFKVSYNDNKIENIKVVVNK
- the ruvC gene encoding crossover junction endodeoxyribonuclease RuvC; its protein translation is MQTKIDKFNRIILGIDTGSLNFGYCILQQDGNKYTLHNKGILKLHTISDQILKNKKIYEFLNELHDTYLFDEIAIEQPVYGKDPQAMLKLGRVLGCCIGFAISKNIPITEYPPKNVKRVITGNGNAAKQQVAYMLEKILGINLDGNTKTYDDTDAVAIALCHIYNISGKPMMSSKKSWDKFIKDNPDRIL
- a CDS encoding methyltransferase domain-containing protein — protein: MKRFISFATSKFSRQTLIRFSKAFGFIVRPFYWGSGVYCPVCETSFRKFMPYGYGEAKDNRLCPKCLSLERHRLMYLYLKEKTNFFTDNLDVLHIAPEQPFLKRFRTCKNLNYTTADIDSPIADIKLDVMKINLPDNSYDFIICNHVLEHVEDANIALKELYRILRPQGQAILLVPINPDINTFEDPNITDPKERERLFGQYDHVRQFGKDYPEYIKRAGFDVIEDRIYYEIPEKEREKMQLARYGEEVIYGGRKIKSEK
- a CDS encoding prolyl oligopeptidase family serine peptidase → MKQILLITVIISIMTTFSSCNQNKSKGIKYPETKKTDHTDEYFGTKVADPYSWLEDDMSEETAAWVKAQNEVTFAYLDKIPFRAEMRERLTEQWDYPKSSSPVKINNRWIMYKNSGLQNQNVVYLLKDIDDKEGEILLDPNTFSEDGTIALSGFNITKDGKTLIYSISRGGSDWREFYFMDIDSRTLLDDHLKWIKFSSIATYDDGVIYSRFPEPKEGDLLKGTNENCMLYFHKIGTPQEEDILIYSEPQNPERSFSIEVSDDDKYMFLYTTESTSGNSLAFKKSKDKEFTHINKDFEKDYYVMDIIGNDLYIMTNDNAPNYRLLSVPINKATDKKHWKDVIPERDYVLNGVQYVGEKLIASYLKDAHTYIEIFDTNGKNSYVLDLPIGSISGFNGKPEDNITFYSYTSYNTPSIIYKYDIKNNISTEYSRSQIKFDSDNYITKQVFYQSKDGTTVPMFLTYKRDLELNGKNPTLLYGYGGFNISLTPGFSTSRIPLLENGCIIAVANLRGGGEYGEKWHKAGTLMQKQNVFDDCIAAAEYLIANKYTSPEYLALQGGSNGGLLVGAVINQRPDLFAVGLPAVGVLDMLRYQYFTIGRYWATDYGTSEDSKEMFEYIYGYSPLHNIKENVNYPAILVTTGDHDDRVVPAHSFKYAATLQEKYSGDNPVMIRIETQAGHGAGKPTSKVIEEIVDEWAFMFYNMGIEPKFE
- a CDS encoding alpha-L-fucosidase; its protein translation is MKRIVLAVIAVLFFLSSAAQNVEPNWESIKARPYPQWFSDSKLGIFIHWGLYSVPAYCGKEQYGEWYLKGMMEKTPFRMEFHNRVFGENFDYRDFDKLFKAELFDAEEWADIFKRSGAKYVLLVSKHHDGYCLWDSEYAPNWNSVTGGPKRNIVEELTSAVRNKEMKMGYYYSLPEWNNPLHVWTKDPHDSIGTYVEKHMIPQFKELVSRYKPSIIFADGEWFNSAEQWHAAELIAWYYNTVGGEAIVNDRWGSGADYGFRTPEYSAGITQADRPWAECRGLGRSFGLNRNEPLENYISSENLIKHFVKLVAAGGGLTLNVGPSADGKIPLIQQERLLDLGNWLETNGEAIYATKPFPKFYEMKNVSVSRVDENIDFNWVRNSPDPEISYDNFTAVWTGYIVPDYSEEYTFEVIVDDAAKITIDGEVIIDFDKNITNTSESNAQEGQKFNFSTGMKNLKAGKVYKIVVEYQENNLEAKINLFWSSPSLTKDIIPSNKLFLKQDKSENGLNAVYASEKATISYTVKNDNLYAICLDFPEDKLVLSIDKPEKGMKVIFLDNNSEMKWKYKKGKLVIDTSGIKFSDIVSIGAWTFKLENYFGNE